A DNA window from Pseudomonas sp. B21-056 contains the following coding sequences:
- a CDS encoding tripartite tricarboxylate transporter TctB family protein yields MLTLQRIFAAVLLLVCIGLALMAWPYQAAFSYEPVGPRAFPLLMLGLMGLALLYMVFRPAPIVHSEDDPQLDRETLQKIGICVALLLVFAGTFEPLGFIVSSILIGVPMARLYGGRWVPSVVIISLMAIGLYLLFDKLMDVPLPLGLLDVLEN; encoded by the coding sequence ATGCTCACCCTCCAACGTATTTTTGCCGCGGTGTTGTTGCTGGTCTGTATCGGCCTGGCACTGATGGCCTGGCCTTACCAGGCCGCTTTTTCCTACGAACCGGTCGGCCCACGGGCCTTTCCCTTGCTGATGCTGGGTCTGATGGGCCTGGCGCTGCTGTACATGGTGTTCCGCCCGGCCCCCATCGTGCACAGCGAAGACGATCCGCAACTGGACCGTGAAACCTTGCAGAAGATCGGCATCTGCGTCGCGCTGTTGCTGGTATTCGCCGGAACCTTCGAGCCCCTGGGCTTCATCGTCTCCAGCATCCTGATCGGGGTGCCGATGGCGCGCCTGTATGGCGGTCGCTGGGTGCCGAGCGTGGTGATCATCAGCCTGATGGCCATCGGTCTTTATCTGTTGTTCGACAAGCTGATGGACGTGCCGCTGCCCCTGGGCCTGCTCGACGTCCTGGAGAATTGA